A region from the Drosophila bipectinata strain 14024-0381.07 chromosome 3R, DbipHiC1v2, whole genome shotgun sequence genome encodes:
- the Wdr24 gene encoding GATOR2 complex protein WDR24 isoform X2, with the protein MPDSLEDTSTISLRICLEGHANALALNKDNTQIAVAGRSLLKVYSIDNDGFTESCNMRGGKNQNLSYSSNDVAWSTLDSNLLATAATNGVVSVWDLSKFGRQKQLLVYNEHERTAHTVTFHSSEPNILISGSQDGTIKCFDIRSDKSVNTYFSNSESVRDVKFSPHTQNIFSAVSENGTVQLWDMRKWDKSMVQFTAHYGPVYTCDWHPTRNWLATGSRDKQIKVWNMDGRPGLEHTIHTIAGVGRVKWRPERTYHIASCALVVDYSVHVWDIRRPYIPFASFNEHTNVTTGIAWQGSDSHCLLSTSKDSTIYKHAFKDATRPALKANAQGAGLGRFGDISFANKIKEYAPKTSGVSNTKSSSFIRRKANVAGSVQFHLDHSKMYKFALNDTFLQFSGYPLSESEAKPRQEHESFIGCARELIISGKKLAELCEHNAEVSKKYGKHNASTLWNFIKLFYGSNHFEPPFEHRSSFSNQKNPMNSRRATKVASDWPQQRNDLGQDLNGNTPETANEISVANADDDPLGGTGVEHPPTSSVILSETEIISVINFDNFELLRNGFIYVGPTECAKALAFPALHHDVQAARPQLDLKASDHEKSPPPHVPTVLKVSHVPPIPMWEPHKFVGDALMLMNDVGDVQTALTVLISLGEARKLLPIEDTLVEHWFHTYVDQLHRYELWNEACEVINRSWLRSVQQLNQHSTAMHLNCGECGRPMGGKVGWYCDKCKSMQSAKCCVCGLIVRGVYAWCQGCSHGGHIEHLQKYFAKHSKCPKCGHLCAYS; encoded by the exons ATGCCCGACTCCCTAGAGGATACTTCCACCATATCCTTGAGGATCTGCTTGGAGGGCCATGCCAATGCCTTGGCTTTAAACAAGGACAACACCCAGATTGCTGTGGCTGGACGGAGCT TGCTCAAGGTTTACTCCATCGATAATGATGGCTTCACGGAGTCGTGCAATATGCGTGGAGGCAAGAACCAGAATCTGAGTTACTCCTCCAACGACGTGGCCTGGTCCACACTAGATAGTAATCTTCTGGCGACGGCAGCCACCAACGGTGTGGTGTCCGTTTGGGATCTCTCCAAGTTCGGGAGGCAGAAGCAGCTTTTGGTCTACAACGAACACGAACGAACCGCCCATACTGTAACTTTCCACAGCAGTGAACCTAATATCCTTATTTCTGGCTCCCAGGATGGCACAATTAAGTGCTTTGACATCCGCTCCGATAAATCGGTCAACACTTATTTTAGTAACTCCGAATCTGTGCGCGATGTCAAGTTCAGCCCGCACACCCAGAATATATTCTCGGCTGTCTCCGAAAATGGAACAGTTCAGCTCTGGGACATGCGAAAGTGGGACAAATCCATGGTTCAATTTACGGCTCACTACGGCCCGGTTTACACCTGCGATTGGCATCCAACTCGGAACTGGCTGGCAACTGGAAGCAGGGACAAGCAGATCAAGGTGTGGAATATGGACGGTCGGCCCGGATTGGAGCACACTATTCATACCATTGCCGGAGTGGGTCGTGTCAAATGGCGCCCAGAAAGAAC ATATCACATAGCCAGTTGCGCCCTGGTGGTGGACTACAGCGTTCACGTTTGGGACATCCGACGACCCTACATTCCCTTTGCTTCATTTAACGAGCACACTAACGTGACGACGGGCATTGCGTGGCAAGGTAGCGATTCTCACTGCTTGCTCTCCACCAGCAAGGATTCCACCATCTATAAGCATGCGTTTAAGGATGCGACACGACCAGCACTGAAGGCGAACGCCCAAGGGGCTGGATTGGGCAGATTTGGGGACATATCATTCGCCAACAAGATCAAGGAGTACGCTCCCAAGACCAGTGGGGTATCCAACACCAAGTCTTCCAGTTTTAT TCGCAGAAAAGCAAATGTGGCTGGCAGCGTGCAATTTCATTTGGATCATTCCAAGATGTACAAGTTTGCGCTTAACGACACG ttCCTTCAGTTTTCAGGGTACCCACTGAGTGAATCCGAAGCAAAGCCCAGGCAGGAACACGAAAGTTTCATCGGCTGCGCCAGGGAACTTATAATCAGTGGCAAAAAGCTGGCCGAACTTTGTGAGCATAATGCCGAGGTATCCAAGAAATACGGCAAACATAAT GCATCTACGTTGTGGAACTTCATTAAACTTTTCTACGGCAGTAATCACTTTGAACCGCCTTTTGAGCATCGCTCTTCGTTTTCGAATCAAAAAAATCCCATGAACTCTCGTCGCGCCACTAAAGTTGCCAGTGATTGGCCGCAGCAGCGGAATGATCTTGGCCAGGATCTCAATGGCAACACACCCGAAACAGCCAACGAAATTTCCGTGGCTAATGCGGATGATGACCCACTCGGAGGCACTGGAGTGGAGCATCCCCCCACAAGCTCTGTGATTCTCTCCGAAACTGAAATTATCAGCGTGATTAATTTCGACAATTTCGAGCTTTTGCGCAACGGATTTATTTATGTGGGTCCTACGGAGTGCGCCAAGGCATTAGCTTTTCCCGCCCTGCATCATGATGTTCAGGCAGCGCGGCCCCAACTGGATCTCAAGGCATCGGATCACGAAAAGTCTCCT CCTCCCCATGTTCCCACGGTCTTGAAAGTTAGTCACGTCCCGCCAATACCCATGTGGGAGCCCCATAAGTTTGTGGGTGATGCGCTTATGCTGATGAACGATGTGGGGGATGTGCAAACGGCATTGACTGTACTTATTTCATTGGGAGAGGCTCGAAAACTTTTGCCAATCGAGGATACATTGGTG gaacacTGGTTTCATACTTATGTAGACCAGTTGCATCGCTATGAGCTTTGGAACGAGGCATGCGAGGTGATCAACCGTTCCTGGCTACGCTCGGTGCAGCAGCTTAATCAACACTCCACGGCGATGCACCTAAATTGCGGCGAATGTGGACGACCGATGGGGGGAAAGGTGGGCTGGTATTGCGACAAGTGCAAGTCCATGCAGTCGGCCAAGTGCTGTGTGTGTGGCCTCATAGTGCG
- the Wdr24 gene encoding GATOR2 complex protein WDR24 isoform X4 yields MPDSLEDTSTISLRICLEGHANALALNKDNTQIAVAGRSLLKVYSIDNDGFTESCNMRGGKNQNLSYSSNDVAWSTLDSNLLATAATNGVVSVWDLSKFGRQKQLLVYNEHERTAHTVTFHSSEPNILISGSQDGTIKCFDIRSDKSVNTYFSNSESVRDVKFSPHTQNIFSAVSENGTVQLWDMRKWDKSMVQFTAHYGPVYTCDWHPTRNWLATGSRDKQIKVWNMDGRPGLEHTIHTIAGVGRVKWRPERTYHIASCALVVDYSVHVWDIRRPYIPFASFNEHTNVTTGIAWQGSDSHCLLSTSKDSTIYKHAFKDATRPALKANAQGAGLGRFGDISFANKIKEYAPKTSGVSNTKSSSFIRRKANVAGSVQFHLDHSKMYKFALNDTFSGYPLSESEAKPRQEHESFIGCARELIISGKKLAELCEHNAEVSKKYGKHNASTLWNFIKLFYGSNHFEPPFEHRSSFSNQKNPMNSRRATKVASDWPQQRNDLGQDLNGNTPETANEISVANADDDPLGGTGVEHPPTSSVILSETEIISVINFDNFELLRNGFIYVGPTECAKALAFPALHHDVQAARPQLDLKASDHEKSPPPHVPTVLKVSHVPPIPMWEPHKFVGDALMLMNDVGDVQTALTVLISLGEARKLLPIEDTLVEHWFHTYVDQLHRYELWNEACEVINRSWLRSVQQLNQHSTAMHLNCGECGRPMGGKVGWYCDKCKSMQSAKCCVCGLIVRGVYAWCQGCSHGGHIEHLQKYFAKHSKCPKCGHLCAYS; encoded by the exons ATGCCCGACTCCCTAGAGGATACTTCCACCATATCCTTGAGGATCTGCTTGGAGGGCCATGCCAATGCCTTGGCTTTAAACAAGGACAACACCCAGATTGCTGTGGCTGGACGGAGCT TGCTCAAGGTTTACTCCATCGATAATGATGGCTTCACGGAGTCGTGCAATATGCGTGGAGGCAAGAACCAGAATCTGAGTTACTCCTCCAACGACGTGGCCTGGTCCACACTAGATAGTAATCTTCTGGCGACGGCAGCCACCAACGGTGTGGTGTCCGTTTGGGATCTCTCCAAGTTCGGGAGGCAGAAGCAGCTTTTGGTCTACAACGAACACGAACGAACCGCCCATACTGTAACTTTCCACAGCAGTGAACCTAATATCCTTATTTCTGGCTCCCAGGATGGCACAATTAAGTGCTTTGACATCCGCTCCGATAAATCGGTCAACACTTATTTTAGTAACTCCGAATCTGTGCGCGATGTCAAGTTCAGCCCGCACACCCAGAATATATTCTCGGCTGTCTCCGAAAATGGAACAGTTCAGCTCTGGGACATGCGAAAGTGGGACAAATCCATGGTTCAATTTACGGCTCACTACGGCCCGGTTTACACCTGCGATTGGCATCCAACTCGGAACTGGCTGGCAACTGGAAGCAGGGACAAGCAGATCAAGGTGTGGAATATGGACGGTCGGCCCGGATTGGAGCACACTATTCATACCATTGCCGGAGTGGGTCGTGTCAAATGGCGCCCAGAAAGAAC ATATCACATAGCCAGTTGCGCCCTGGTGGTGGACTACAGCGTTCACGTTTGGGACATCCGACGACCCTACATTCCCTTTGCTTCATTTAACGAGCACACTAACGTGACGACGGGCATTGCGTGGCAAGGTAGCGATTCTCACTGCTTGCTCTCCACCAGCAAGGATTCCACCATCTATAAGCATGCGTTTAAGGATGCGACACGACCAGCACTGAAGGCGAACGCCCAAGGGGCTGGATTGGGCAGATTTGGGGACATATCATTCGCCAACAAGATCAAGGAGTACGCTCCCAAGACCAGTGGGGTATCCAACACCAAGTCTTCCAGTTTTAT TCGCAGAAAAGCAAATGTGGCTGGCAGCGTGCAATTTCATTTGGATCATTCCAAGATGTACAAGTTTGCGCTTAACGACACG TTTTCAGGGTACCCACTGAGTGAATCCGAAGCAAAGCCCAGGCAGGAACACGAAAGTTTCATCGGCTGCGCCAGGGAACTTATAATCAGTGGCAAAAAGCTGGCCGAACTTTGTGAGCATAATGCCGAGGTATCCAAGAAATACGGCAAACATAAT GCATCTACGTTGTGGAACTTCATTAAACTTTTCTACGGCAGTAATCACTTTGAACCGCCTTTTGAGCATCGCTCTTCGTTTTCGAATCAAAAAAATCCCATGAACTCTCGTCGCGCCACTAAAGTTGCCAGTGATTGGCCGCAGCAGCGGAATGATCTTGGCCAGGATCTCAATGGCAACACACCCGAAACAGCCAACGAAATTTCCGTGGCTAATGCGGATGATGACCCACTCGGAGGCACTGGAGTGGAGCATCCCCCCACAAGCTCTGTGATTCTCTCCGAAACTGAAATTATCAGCGTGATTAATTTCGACAATTTCGAGCTTTTGCGCAACGGATTTATTTATGTGGGTCCTACGGAGTGCGCCAAGGCATTAGCTTTTCCCGCCCTGCATCATGATGTTCAGGCAGCGCGGCCCCAACTGGATCTCAAGGCATCGGATCACGAAAAGTCTCCT CCTCCCCATGTTCCCACGGTCTTGAAAGTTAGTCACGTCCCGCCAATACCCATGTGGGAGCCCCATAAGTTTGTGGGTGATGCGCTTATGCTGATGAACGATGTGGGGGATGTGCAAACGGCATTGACTGTACTTATTTCATTGGGAGAGGCTCGAAAACTTTTGCCAATCGAGGATACATTGGTG gaacacTGGTTTCATACTTATGTAGACCAGTTGCATCGCTATGAGCTTTGGAACGAGGCATGCGAGGTGATCAACCGTTCCTGGCTACGCTCGGTGCAGCAGCTTAATCAACACTCCACGGCGATGCACCTAAATTGCGGCGAATGTGGACGACCGATGGGGGGAAAGGTGGGCTGGTATTGCGACAAGTGCAAGTCCATGCAGTCGGCCAAGTGCTGTGTGTGTGGCCTCATAGTGCG
- the Wdr24 gene encoding GATOR2 complex protein WDR24 isoform X3: protein MPDSLEDTSTISLRICLEGHANALALNKDNTQIAVAGRSLLKVYSIDNDGFTESCNMRGGKNQNLSYSSNDVAWSTLDSNLLATAATNGVVSVWDLSKFGRQKQLLVYNEHERTAHTVTFHSSEPNILISGSQDGTIKCFDIRSDKSVNTYFSNSESVRDVKFSPHTQNIFSAVSENGTVQLWDMRKWDKSMVQFTAHYGPVYTCDWHPTRNWLATGSRDKQIKVWNMDGRPGLEHTIHTIAGVGRVKWRPERTYHIASCALVVDYSVHVWDIRRPYIPFASFNEHTNVTTGIAWQGSDSHCLLSTSKDSTIYKHAFKDATRPALKANAQGAGLGRFGDISFANKIKEYAPKTSGVSNTKSSSFISRRKANVAGSVQFHLDHSKMYKFALNDTFSGYPLSESEAKPRQEHESFIGCARELIISGKKLAELCEHNAEVSKKYGKHNASTLWNFIKLFYGSNHFEPPFEHRSSFSNQKNPMNSRRATKVASDWPQQRNDLGQDLNGNTPETANEISVANADDDPLGGTGVEHPPTSSVILSETEIISVINFDNFELLRNGFIYVGPTECAKALAFPALHHDVQAARPQLDLKASDHEKSPPPHVPTVLKVSHVPPIPMWEPHKFVGDALMLMNDVGDVQTALTVLISLGEARKLLPIEDTLVEHWFHTYVDQLHRYELWNEACEVINRSWLRSVQQLNQHSTAMHLNCGECGRPMGGKVGWYCDKCKSMQSAKCCVCGLIVRGVYAWCQGCSHGGHIEHLQKYFAKHSKCPKCGHLCAYS, encoded by the exons ATGCCCGACTCCCTAGAGGATACTTCCACCATATCCTTGAGGATCTGCTTGGAGGGCCATGCCAATGCCTTGGCTTTAAACAAGGACAACACCCAGATTGCTGTGGCTGGACGGAGCT TGCTCAAGGTTTACTCCATCGATAATGATGGCTTCACGGAGTCGTGCAATATGCGTGGAGGCAAGAACCAGAATCTGAGTTACTCCTCCAACGACGTGGCCTGGTCCACACTAGATAGTAATCTTCTGGCGACGGCAGCCACCAACGGTGTGGTGTCCGTTTGGGATCTCTCCAAGTTCGGGAGGCAGAAGCAGCTTTTGGTCTACAACGAACACGAACGAACCGCCCATACTGTAACTTTCCACAGCAGTGAACCTAATATCCTTATTTCTGGCTCCCAGGATGGCACAATTAAGTGCTTTGACATCCGCTCCGATAAATCGGTCAACACTTATTTTAGTAACTCCGAATCTGTGCGCGATGTCAAGTTCAGCCCGCACACCCAGAATATATTCTCGGCTGTCTCCGAAAATGGAACAGTTCAGCTCTGGGACATGCGAAAGTGGGACAAATCCATGGTTCAATTTACGGCTCACTACGGCCCGGTTTACACCTGCGATTGGCATCCAACTCGGAACTGGCTGGCAACTGGAAGCAGGGACAAGCAGATCAAGGTGTGGAATATGGACGGTCGGCCCGGATTGGAGCACACTATTCATACCATTGCCGGAGTGGGTCGTGTCAAATGGCGCCCAGAAAGAAC ATATCACATAGCCAGTTGCGCCCTGGTGGTGGACTACAGCGTTCACGTTTGGGACATCCGACGACCCTACATTCCCTTTGCTTCATTTAACGAGCACACTAACGTGACGACGGGCATTGCGTGGCAAGGTAGCGATTCTCACTGCTTGCTCTCCACCAGCAAGGATTCCACCATCTATAAGCATGCGTTTAAGGATGCGACACGACCAGCACTGAAGGCGAACGCCCAAGGGGCTGGATTGGGCAGATTTGGGGACATATCATTCGCCAACAAGATCAAGGAGTACGCTCCCAAGACCAGTGGGGTATCCAACACCAAGTCTTCCAGTTTTAT AAGTCGCAGAAAAGCAAATGTGGCTGGCAGCGTGCAATTTCATTTGGATCATTCCAAGATGTACAAGTTTGCGCTTAACGACACG TTTTCAGGGTACCCACTGAGTGAATCCGAAGCAAAGCCCAGGCAGGAACACGAAAGTTTCATCGGCTGCGCCAGGGAACTTATAATCAGTGGCAAAAAGCTGGCCGAACTTTGTGAGCATAATGCCGAGGTATCCAAGAAATACGGCAAACATAAT GCATCTACGTTGTGGAACTTCATTAAACTTTTCTACGGCAGTAATCACTTTGAACCGCCTTTTGAGCATCGCTCTTCGTTTTCGAATCAAAAAAATCCCATGAACTCTCGTCGCGCCACTAAAGTTGCCAGTGATTGGCCGCAGCAGCGGAATGATCTTGGCCAGGATCTCAATGGCAACACACCCGAAACAGCCAACGAAATTTCCGTGGCTAATGCGGATGATGACCCACTCGGAGGCACTGGAGTGGAGCATCCCCCCACAAGCTCTGTGATTCTCTCCGAAACTGAAATTATCAGCGTGATTAATTTCGACAATTTCGAGCTTTTGCGCAACGGATTTATTTATGTGGGTCCTACGGAGTGCGCCAAGGCATTAGCTTTTCCCGCCCTGCATCATGATGTTCAGGCAGCGCGGCCCCAACTGGATCTCAAGGCATCGGATCACGAAAAGTCTCCT CCTCCCCATGTTCCCACGGTCTTGAAAGTTAGTCACGTCCCGCCAATACCCATGTGGGAGCCCCATAAGTTTGTGGGTGATGCGCTTATGCTGATGAACGATGTGGGGGATGTGCAAACGGCATTGACTGTACTTATTTCATTGGGAGAGGCTCGAAAACTTTTGCCAATCGAGGATACATTGGTG gaacacTGGTTTCATACTTATGTAGACCAGTTGCATCGCTATGAGCTTTGGAACGAGGCATGCGAGGTGATCAACCGTTCCTGGCTACGCTCGGTGCAGCAGCTTAATCAACACTCCACGGCGATGCACCTAAATTGCGGCGAATGTGGACGACCGATGGGGGGAAAGGTGGGCTGGTATTGCGACAAGTGCAAGTCCATGCAGTCGGCCAAGTGCTGTGTGTGTGGCCTCATAGTGCG
- the Wdr24 gene encoding GATOR2 complex protein WDR24 isoform X1: MPDSLEDTSTISLRICLEGHANALALNKDNTQIAVAGRSLLKVYSIDNDGFTESCNMRGGKNQNLSYSSNDVAWSTLDSNLLATAATNGVVSVWDLSKFGRQKQLLVYNEHERTAHTVTFHSSEPNILISGSQDGTIKCFDIRSDKSVNTYFSNSESVRDVKFSPHTQNIFSAVSENGTVQLWDMRKWDKSMVQFTAHYGPVYTCDWHPTRNWLATGSRDKQIKVWNMDGRPGLEHTIHTIAGVGRVKWRPERTYHIASCALVVDYSVHVWDIRRPYIPFASFNEHTNVTTGIAWQGSDSHCLLSTSKDSTIYKHAFKDATRPALKANAQGAGLGRFGDISFANKIKEYAPKTSGVSNTKSSSFISRRKANVAGSVQFHLDHSKMYKFALNDTFLQFSGYPLSESEAKPRQEHESFIGCARELIISGKKLAELCEHNAEVSKKYGKHNASTLWNFIKLFYGSNHFEPPFEHRSSFSNQKNPMNSRRATKVASDWPQQRNDLGQDLNGNTPETANEISVANADDDPLGGTGVEHPPTSSVILSETEIISVINFDNFELLRNGFIYVGPTECAKALAFPALHHDVQAARPQLDLKASDHEKSPPPHVPTVLKVSHVPPIPMWEPHKFVGDALMLMNDVGDVQTALTVLISLGEARKLLPIEDTLVEHWFHTYVDQLHRYELWNEACEVINRSWLRSVQQLNQHSTAMHLNCGECGRPMGGKVGWYCDKCKSMQSAKCCVCGLIVRGVYAWCQGCSHGGHIEHLQKYFAKHSKCPKCGHLCAYS; this comes from the exons ATGCCCGACTCCCTAGAGGATACTTCCACCATATCCTTGAGGATCTGCTTGGAGGGCCATGCCAATGCCTTGGCTTTAAACAAGGACAACACCCAGATTGCTGTGGCTGGACGGAGCT TGCTCAAGGTTTACTCCATCGATAATGATGGCTTCACGGAGTCGTGCAATATGCGTGGAGGCAAGAACCAGAATCTGAGTTACTCCTCCAACGACGTGGCCTGGTCCACACTAGATAGTAATCTTCTGGCGACGGCAGCCACCAACGGTGTGGTGTCCGTTTGGGATCTCTCCAAGTTCGGGAGGCAGAAGCAGCTTTTGGTCTACAACGAACACGAACGAACCGCCCATACTGTAACTTTCCACAGCAGTGAACCTAATATCCTTATTTCTGGCTCCCAGGATGGCACAATTAAGTGCTTTGACATCCGCTCCGATAAATCGGTCAACACTTATTTTAGTAACTCCGAATCTGTGCGCGATGTCAAGTTCAGCCCGCACACCCAGAATATATTCTCGGCTGTCTCCGAAAATGGAACAGTTCAGCTCTGGGACATGCGAAAGTGGGACAAATCCATGGTTCAATTTACGGCTCACTACGGCCCGGTTTACACCTGCGATTGGCATCCAACTCGGAACTGGCTGGCAACTGGAAGCAGGGACAAGCAGATCAAGGTGTGGAATATGGACGGTCGGCCCGGATTGGAGCACACTATTCATACCATTGCCGGAGTGGGTCGTGTCAAATGGCGCCCAGAAAGAAC ATATCACATAGCCAGTTGCGCCCTGGTGGTGGACTACAGCGTTCACGTTTGGGACATCCGACGACCCTACATTCCCTTTGCTTCATTTAACGAGCACACTAACGTGACGACGGGCATTGCGTGGCAAGGTAGCGATTCTCACTGCTTGCTCTCCACCAGCAAGGATTCCACCATCTATAAGCATGCGTTTAAGGATGCGACACGACCAGCACTGAAGGCGAACGCCCAAGGGGCTGGATTGGGCAGATTTGGGGACATATCATTCGCCAACAAGATCAAGGAGTACGCTCCCAAGACCAGTGGGGTATCCAACACCAAGTCTTCCAGTTTTAT AAGTCGCAGAAAAGCAAATGTGGCTGGCAGCGTGCAATTTCATTTGGATCATTCCAAGATGTACAAGTTTGCGCTTAACGACACG ttCCTTCAGTTTTCAGGGTACCCACTGAGTGAATCCGAAGCAAAGCCCAGGCAGGAACACGAAAGTTTCATCGGCTGCGCCAGGGAACTTATAATCAGTGGCAAAAAGCTGGCCGAACTTTGTGAGCATAATGCCGAGGTATCCAAGAAATACGGCAAACATAAT GCATCTACGTTGTGGAACTTCATTAAACTTTTCTACGGCAGTAATCACTTTGAACCGCCTTTTGAGCATCGCTCTTCGTTTTCGAATCAAAAAAATCCCATGAACTCTCGTCGCGCCACTAAAGTTGCCAGTGATTGGCCGCAGCAGCGGAATGATCTTGGCCAGGATCTCAATGGCAACACACCCGAAACAGCCAACGAAATTTCCGTGGCTAATGCGGATGATGACCCACTCGGAGGCACTGGAGTGGAGCATCCCCCCACAAGCTCTGTGATTCTCTCCGAAACTGAAATTATCAGCGTGATTAATTTCGACAATTTCGAGCTTTTGCGCAACGGATTTATTTATGTGGGTCCTACGGAGTGCGCCAAGGCATTAGCTTTTCCCGCCCTGCATCATGATGTTCAGGCAGCGCGGCCCCAACTGGATCTCAAGGCATCGGATCACGAAAAGTCTCCT CCTCCCCATGTTCCCACGGTCTTGAAAGTTAGTCACGTCCCGCCAATACCCATGTGGGAGCCCCATAAGTTTGTGGGTGATGCGCTTATGCTGATGAACGATGTGGGGGATGTGCAAACGGCATTGACTGTACTTATTTCATTGGGAGAGGCTCGAAAACTTTTGCCAATCGAGGATACATTGGTG gaacacTGGTTTCATACTTATGTAGACCAGTTGCATCGCTATGAGCTTTGGAACGAGGCATGCGAGGTGATCAACCGTTCCTGGCTACGCTCGGTGCAGCAGCTTAATCAACACTCCACGGCGATGCACCTAAATTGCGGCGAATGTGGACGACCGATGGGGGGAAAGGTGGGCTGGTATTGCGACAAGTGCAAGTCCATGCAGTCGGCCAAGTGCTGTGTGTGTGGCCTCATAGTGCG
- the IntS11 gene encoding integrator complex subunit 11, whose amino-acid sequence MPDIKITPLGAGQDVGRSCLLLSMGGKNIMLDCGMHMGYNDERRFPDFSYIVPDGPITSHIDCVIISHFHLDHCGALPYMSEIVGYTGPIYMTHPTKAIAPILLEDMRKVAVERKGESNFFTTQMIKDCMKKVIPVTLHQSMMVDTDLEIKAYYAGHVLGAAMFWIKVGSQSVVYTGDYNMTPDRHLGAAWIDKCRPDLLISESTYATTIRDSKRCRERDFLKKVHECVAKGGKVLIPVFALGRAQELCILLETYWDRMNLKYPIYFALGLTEKANTYYKMFITWTNQKIRKTFVHRNMFDFKHIKPFDKAYIDNPGAMVVFATPGMLHAGLSLQIFKKWAPNENNMVIMPGYCVQGTVGNKILGGAKKVEFENRQVVEVKMAVEYMSFSAHADAKGIMQLIQNCEPKNVMLVHGEAEKMKFLRSKIKDEFNLETYMPANGETCVISTPVKIPVDASVSLLKAEARTYNAQPPDPKRRRLIHGVLVMKDNRIMLQNLTDALKEIGINRHVMRFTSKVKMDDSGPMIRTSERLKTILEEKLAGWTVTMQENGSISIESVEVKVEEDEKDAKQKNILISWTNQDEDIGAYILNVLQNMC is encoded by the exons ATGCCGGACATTAAGATAACCCCTCTGGGAGCTGGCCAGGATGTGGGCCGTAGTTGCCTTCTGCTCTCCATGGGCGGCAAGAACATAATGTTGGATTGCGGCATGCATATGGGCTATAATGATGAACGCCGGTTCCCAGACTTTTCCTACATCGTCCCTGATGGCCCCATCACCAGTCACATTGACTGTGTGATCATTTCCCACTTTCACCTTG ATCACTGCGGCGCCCTACCGTACATGTCGGAGATAGTTGGCTACACAGGACCAATTTACATGACCCACCCGACCAAAGCCATAGCTCCTATTCTGCTGGAGGATATGCGAAAGGTTGCCGTAGAACGGAAGGGAGAATCGAACTTTTTCACCACCCAGATGATCAAGGATTGCATGAAGAAGGTGATACCCGTCACCCTCCATCAAAGTATGATGGTGGACACCGATCTGGAGATCAAGGCCTACTATGCCGGTCACGTTTTGGGCGCGGCCATGTTTTGGATCAAAGTGGGTTCTCAGAGTGTGGTCTACACCGGAGATTACAACATGACTCCGGATCGGCATCTAGGTGCCGCTTGGATCGACAAGTGCCGTCCTGACTTGCTGATCTCAGAGAGCACGTACGCCACAACAATCAGAGACTCGAAACGGTGCCGGGAGCGCGATTTTCTCAAGAAAGTTCACGAATGCGTGGCCAAAGGTGGCAAGGTTCTAATTCCAGTCTTCGCACTTGGCCGTGCCCAGGAGCTTTGCATTCTTCTGGAGACGTACTGGGACCGAATGAACCTCAAGTACCCCATATACTTTGCTCTGGGGCTCACAGAAAAGGCAAACACCTACTATAAAATGTTCATCACTTGGACCAACCAGAAGATTCGCAAGACCTTCGTCCACCGCAACATGTTTGACTTCAAGCACATAAAACCATTTGACAAGGCTTACATCGACAATCCTGGTGCAATGGTGGTGTTTGCCACACCGGGAATGTTGCACGCTGGCTTATCGCTGCAGATCTTCAAGAAGTGGGCGCCCAACGAGAACAACATGGTTATTATGCCCGGCTACTGTGTGCAAGGTACCGTGGGCAACAAAATCCTTGGGGGAGCCAAGAAGGTGGAGTTTGAGAATCGTCAGGTGGTGGAAGTCAAAATGGCCGTGGAATACATGAGCTTCTCGGCTCATGCTGATGCCAAGG GCATCATGCAGTTGATCCAAAATTGCGAGCCGAAAAACGTAATGCTCGTTCATGGGGAAGCTGAAAAAATGAAGTTCTTGCGTTCCAAGATCAAGGACGAGTTCAATCTGGAAACCTACATGCCGGCTAATGGAGAGACCTGCGTGATCTCCACACCCGTAAAGATACCAGTAGATGCATCTGTTTCTCTGCTCAAAGCCGAGGCCCGCACCTACAATGCCCAACCGCCGGACCCCAAGCGGCGACGTCTCATCCACGGTGTCCTTGTGATGAAAGACAATCGAATAATGCTGCAAAACTTGACGGATGCCCTGAAGGAAATCGGAATCAATCGGCATGTTATGCGATTCACGTCAAAGGTAAAGATGGACGACTCAGGACCCATGATCCGCACCAGTGAAAGGCTAAAGACGATTCTCGAGGAAAAGCTAGCCGGCTGGACGGTTACGATGCAGGAGAATGGCTCCATATCCATTGAGTCCGTCGAGGTGAAAGTGGAGGAGGACGAGAAAGATGCAAAGCAAAAGAACATTTTGATATCCTGGACCAATCAGGACGAAGACATTGGCGCCTACATACTAAACGTTCTCCAGAATATGTGCTAG